In Lemur catta isolate mLemCat1 chromosome 1, mLemCat1.pri, whole genome shotgun sequence, one DNA window encodes the following:
- the OAZ2 gene encoding LOW QUALITY PROTEIN: ornithine decarboxylase antizyme 2 (The sequence of the model RefSeq protein was modified relative to this genomic sequence to represent the inferred CDS: deleted 1 base in 1 codon) yields MINTQDSSILPLSNCPQLQCCRHIVPGPLWCSDAPHPLSKIPGGRGGGRDPSLSALIYKDEKLTVTQDLPVNDGKPHIVHFQYEVTEVKVSSWDAVLSSQSLFVEIPDGLLADGSKEGLLALLEFAEEKMKVNYVFICFRKGREDRAPLLKTFSFLGFEIVRPGHPCVPSRPDVMFMVYPLDQNLSDED; encoded by the exons ATGATAAACACCCAGGACAG TAGTATTTTGCCTTTGAGTAACTGTCCCCAGCTCCAGTGCTGCAGGCACATTGTTCCGGGGCCTCTGTGGTGCTCC GATGCCCCTCACCCACTGTCGAAGATCCCCGGTGGGCGAGGGGGCGGCAGGGATCCTTCTCTCTCAGCTCTAATATATAAG GACGAGAAGCTCACTGTGACCCAGGACCTCCCTGTGAATGATGGAAAACCTCACATTGTCCACTTCCAGTATGAGGTCACCGAGGTGAAGGTCTCTTCCTGGGATGCAGTCCTGTCCAGCCAGAGCCTGTTTGTAGAAATCCCAGATGGATTATTAGCTGATGGGAGCAAAGAAGG ATTGTTAGCACTGCTAGAGTTTGCCGAAGAGAAGATGAAAGTGAACTATGTCTTCATCTGCTTCAGGAAGGGCCGGGAAGACAGAG CTCCACTCCTGAAGACCTTCAGCTTCTTGGGCTTCGAGATTGTACGTCCAGGCCATCCCTGTGTCCCCTCTCGGCCAGATGTGATGTTCATGGTTTACCCCCTGGACCAGAACTTGTCCGATGAGGACTAA